ATTACTTTCCAGATTGtttcctcatttttccttttaacacTGGATCATAGAAATAAAGAATTCCAGTATGGTATAATAGCTATGCTACTATAGTAttaccaaattgaaaaaaactaTGCTACATTAGtagaaaaaaatgggaaactgCTTAGCGAGGTCATCCTGTGTAGTGGGTGAATGATGATATAATGGCTAGGTAGCTAAAATAGTATTAGATTGTGGACAGTGGGAGGAAAAAGAATGGGATAATGAAATGACATGTGCATTCCCatctaattatttaattttgcaATACGTTAAACATTTCTCCTCTTGAGTACTCCATCTCCAACTTTTGTAATTGTCGGTCTAGCATAAATCCGGAAATATCAATTCCAACTGCATAAGTACTTATACATCTATTTTTCGCAAACGTTATCAATGTTATTCCAAGATTGCTAATCTCATGTTGGAACCAAGTCATACTCCGGGTGATGACATGGTGCACCCATTGTTAAATTGCATAAAAGTATGTTTGGTGTGACGTTAATGTCCAATATGCACTTTTGGAAGATCACTTCCAGATTAAAGGTCCCATTAGTTGTCCGAATATTTTGTAGCTTATCTGGTCTTTGAATaacatcatttttttccctcgtTAAAATGGTTTTCCATTGTGGCAGCTACGGTGACGTGATTAAATTGATCGTTGAGGAGGTCGTGCAAAAGCTGAAGACAAAACATAGATCTGTGACTGAACATttagttggaattgatgatcgAGTTGCAGCACTAACCGAATTGTTAGACGTCGGCTCTGACGGTGTGCGGCTCATTGGAATTCATGGCATGGGGGGTATCGGTAAAACGACTCTTGCCAAAGTTGTATTTAACCAGCTTTCTTCTAATTTTGGAAAGTGTTGTTGTTTCATGGAAGACGTTCGAGCGAAGTCATTAAGAACCGATGGCTTAATTGAGTTACAAAAGAAGTTATTGTCCCAAATCGGTCATCCTACGGAAACAAGAAGCATTGACGAAATTGATTATGGAACAaagaggattgaagaagtaCTTAGCAATAAAAAAGTCCTCATTGCACTCGATGATGTTGCTAACTTGGAGCAAGTAGAGAAATTAGTTGGAAGGAGTACTTTGAATTCAGGATCTAGAATATTGATTACAACTAGAAATAAAGATATTTTGCGGATCAATAGACCAAACTACCAAATCTCAGAATATGAAATGGAGGTGATGAGTAGTGATCATGCGCTCGAGCTTTTCAGTAGGCATGCATTTAATAGTGACTCCCAATCAGATGATTACAAGGATCTTTCGGGGAAAATCGTAGCTGCGATCGGGAGACTTCCATTGGCTCTTGAAGTAATTGGTTCGTTCCTCCGTGGTAAAGGGCAAGACATATGGAGAGAGACATCGGAGAAGTTAAGCAAAGCACCTCACGATGATgtttttgaaaagttgaagatcAGCTATGATGCCTTAAGTTaccagcaacaacaaattttcctcgatattgcatgCTTTTTCATTGGTGAGCCTACGACATATGCAATctacatgtggaaagattgtgattTTTTCCCGGATGCTGGAGTTGGCGTCCTCATTAGCATGTCATTGGTAAAGATCGTGGAAAATACGTTttggatgcacgatcaactcGGAGATCTTGGAAGAGAAATCGTTCATCGTCAAAATCCAATAAATCCTGAAGAGCGGAGTAGGATATGGATTGACAAGGAGGTCCTCGAAGCAATAAGAACAAAGGAGGTAACGTTCCTAAGAGAAAACTAATAGTTTCTCTTACCAAAAAATCCTCTATGCTGCACTAGGATACTGTTGTCTCTTTCTTCGTTTTCCTATTGTTACCATTTTCCTCTAAAACAAAATACTGGATATCCCTCATTTATTGCTCTCATTTGCAGATGAAGAACAACGTCCAAGCATTGACTCTTGACTTACGCAAAAGTGATAATAAGACAATCACAAGTGAGGAGATAGGAAGGTTTCAACATCTACGGTACCTCGGATTGAGTGGGGGAACCTTTCGCGGTAACTTAGCAATGAGCCTTACCAATATGAGCTGGATTTTTTGGAGTAGTCCTCCTCGTCGGTTGTTTTTCAAGCCAACCAATATGCGCTTAAATAATGTggtagttcttgaattttcacGCAATGCCTTCATAGATGATTCGAAACTACAGAGCTTAACCAAGGTGAGTAATTTGCTTCTTACTATTCTACTTTCTTTGAATGTAATATCTGACTATTCATCCATTGAATATCGTATTTATTTTGACAGAgggcaagaaaattgaaagttctttctcttgAATATTGCCACAACATAAAGAGAATGCCGGACTTCTCCGGATGCCCGAATTTAGAGAGGCTTAATTTCAATGGATGTTCCAATTTAAGGAAACTTGATGGCTCTATTGGGACGTTGAATTCCTTGATTGAACCGAAGATTAGGTCGTGCTATTCTCTTGAAGATTTGCCCGAAGAAATCGGGAACCTAGTGAATCTGAAGCACTTCTCGGTCGAGGAGTGTCCAATGAAGAAACTACCAGATTCCATATGGAAGTTGAAATCATTATGTGAGTTGCACTTTCACAACCACGATACTAGAGTACGTTCGGCAAATTCATGGGAGATACCTAGTGCAGTAACGCTTGAGAATCTAGAAGTGCTTCGAATCCATAGTCACAATTTAAAAGGTCGACTTCCTTCGGCAATCGGAAATTTGCCCTTTCTAAGAGTCTTACGCTTGTTACGCACTTGCATCAATGAAGTTCCAGAGACAGTTAGTATGCTTCCTTGTCTGCAAACGCTCGAGCTAATAGATTGTGATGAGATTCAAGAGCTGCCGACGCTTCCTCCAAGTTTAAACAATCTACGAGTGTCATCTAAATCATTGCTGGTAGTCCCGCACCTCTCGAATCCGACTAATTTGGTTATGTTGGACCTTGATGGTGGCTCTTGTTGGAAACAGGGAGGTAAAATTTGCAATGGTGATTTAGTGGGAATGGGGAAGTTATCCAAACCGAACAAGTTGAAATTGCAACATCTCAATGTCCCTGCTCCGGCTGAGTTGGCTTCCCTTTCTCAGTTAAAGGAACTTTGTTTGTTTGGTTTGGACCTGCGAACGCTCACGCAACTTCCATCGTCTCTGTTAGAGTTACAGCTGTATAAACTCAATTCAACCGTCTCACTCTCATCCGGATtagaaaacttgtcaagtttacAGCTCATATCGTctcaagtgcaagaaattcaacTCAGCGGGCATCAACTTCACAACTTAACAGAGTTGATTTTGAGTGGCGGTTATTATCATACCTTGGAGAGACTCGGGCTATCAAACTTGAGGAAGCTCAAAATCGTCTGGGTATCAAATTGCCCAAAGCTTGTTGAGATCAAATTTGTTGGAGCGTTTGAATCATTAGACGATTTAAGTATCCAGGATTGTGAGTCCTTGGGAAGGTTAGGGTACGCGGGTGAAGCAGAGTCCATTGATGAATTGACTATGGAGGAAGGGAGACTAATTCTTCTGTCGAGGGTATTATGTAAGTTGAGAAGGTTCGAGCTTGCTTGTTGCCCAAAGATACTCCAAATTCAAGTACTCGGCACGTCAGAATTGTGGAAAGAATTTTGGGTAAGGGGTTGTCGTTCTTTGCAAAGTGTACGGGGTTTATCAAACtcaaagaagcttgagaagttacACATCTGGAACTGCGATGGTTTACGAGTTGTCGAGGGCCTTGACGAGTTAGAGGCTTTGAATGACTTGTTCATTCAGAATCGCCCATCATTGGAAAGGTGGATTGATGTATCAAAtaccaaattgccaaatgattgccGCATCGAGATCCCCGACGTCAGCCACCGTAGATCTAAGACATATTTCGAAGGCACCGTTCAATCTTACAAGCGTTATAAGGTGAGTTAgaaccttctcctttctttatttctatgtccctttttctctctcgatgGATGCGGCAACGATGGCCTAATTCTCCCCCCGTCCGCTTAGTCCCACCTCTATATCAAcaatttttgtataattatcAATGTTTGATATTTCCGTGAAATTATCAGCctaaattaaagtgaagggaacatttttagggaaaatcgAGGCTCTTGACACAAAAGGTCTACCTCTGTATGTAGATAAGTCGAAAGGCCAATTCACAATCTATGGACGAATGGGCGAGACGGAAATGGGTTTCCTTCTACTGCATGCCATTGTGGTCGCTCCATCAtgaatgttgagtgctttcttaAACTGCCCAATATTGAGATAAGATTGGTGATATGTAGGACTTCGGGTGAATACACACTAAAAGAATCGATGACTTACTAACACaggtcataaacattttcctaCGAGAGGCAGGCATTCCTGTAACAAAGTTTTACTTACGGTAGTAGATAAATTGGAATATTTTGcttaagtttattttgatggTAACTTTGGCACAAATGTTGGCATGAAACAGATGACATAATACAAAGAAGAGCAAACAATATTCGTCAGTTTTAGGAGATGTATCCATTAAAATTCGATCCGACTCCATAAGGAACATCTTTGCTTGCAAGTTATTTTCTGGAATCAAACCCATTTCTCGTTCTTGTGGAAGATTTGCACTTTGATTTCgtatgtttatttttctttttttctttttttatttctttagctGTTTATCATCGCAATAATGATAGGTGTCAAGAGGAAACATGAATCTGTCCATTTTTCGGGATCTCATTGCCTACAA
The sequence above is drawn from the Rhodamnia argentea isolate NSW1041297 chromosome 9, ASM2092103v1, whole genome shotgun sequence genome and encodes:
- the LOC115732618 gene encoding disease resistance protein L6-like — translated: MPSSGAPSTHTEGEREREICSVEQIYAMASSDASTSSGSEYQVFLSFRRPDTGVGFTDFLFHSLIDAGVHVFRDDEELRVGERIDGSLQRAIDNSKIYIPVFSRTYASSQWCLRELAQIVANTSKSEGKKEILPIFFDVEPDDVKLKTLLYRDAILNLEREKKLSNEQVDAWREALMEVDAIKGWEVKKYKGYGDVIKLIVEEVVQKLKTKHRSVTEHLVGIDDRVAALTELLDVGSDGVRLIGIHGMGGIGKTTLAKVVFNQLSSNFGKCCCFMEDVRAKSLRTDGLIELQKKLLSQIGHPTETRSIDEIDYGTKRIEEVLSNKKVLIALDDVANLEQVEKLVGRSTLNSGSRILITTRNKDILRINRPNYQISEYEMEVMSSDHALELFSRHAFNSDSQSDDYKDLSGKIVAAIGRLPLALEVIGSFLRGKGQDIWRETSEKLSKAPHDDVFEKLKISYDALSYQQQQIFLDIACFFIGEPTTYAIYMWKDCDFFPDAGVGVLISMSLVKIVENTFWMHDQLGDLGREIVHRQNPINPEERSRIWIDKEVLEAIRTKEMKNNVQALTLDLRKSDNKTITSEEIGRFQHLRYLGLSGGTFRGNLAMSLTNMSWIFWSSPPRRLFFKPTNMRLNNVVVLEFSRNAFIDDSKLQSLTKRARKLKVLSLEYCHNIKRMPDFSGCPNLERLNFNGCSNLRKLDGSIGTLNSLIEPKIRSCYSLEDLPEEIGNLVNLKHFSVEECPMKKLPDSIWKLKSLCELHFHNHDTRVRSANSWEIPSAVTLENLEVLRIHSHNLKGRLPSAIGNLPFLRVLRLLRTCINEVPETVSMLPCLQTLELIDCDEIQELPTLPPSLNNLRVSSKSLLVVPHLSNPTNLVMLDLDGGSCWKQGGKICNGDLVGMGKLSKPNKLKLQHLNVPAPAELASLSQLKELCLFGLDLRTLTQLPSSLLELQLYKLNSTVSLSSGLENLSSLQLISSQVQEIQLSGHQLHNLTELILSGGYYHTLERLGLSNLRKLKIVWVSNCPKLVEIKFVGAFESLDDLSIQDCESLGRLGYAGEAESIDELTMEEGRLILLSRVLCKLRRFELACCPKILQIQVLGTSELWKEFWVRGCRSLQSVRGLSNSKKLEKLHIWNCDGLRVVEGLDELEALNDLFIQNRPSLERWIDVSNTKLPNDCRIEIPDVSHRRSKTYFEGTVQSYKRYKESRFPRTCTCFRSL